A single genomic interval of Juglans regia cultivar Chandler chromosome 1, Walnut 2.0, whole genome shotgun sequence harbors:
- the LOC109021004 gene encoding zinc finger CCCH domain-containing protein 38, with protein MSGSSRRRSSKWDLREEERHFESENVQDDSWPGKAGTYHDKELETGWLSPGVAGNNNSKWSDVEANDLLKSKRDAGLASGEPLPRSRGSIKDHSYNRGRNRNLESNVAWDGDGSYSTRMSPGLDEWRGPSHSPSPKNVWSRSLRGRSRSRSRSRSRSRSRSLSRSRSPVRGIRRESGFHDRSRSRGASTQLCRDFTAGRCRRGNHCHFLHQGNQHHEDNWESRHRKDGDSKYSTTHDTRDYTSRIGRSTPYCTDFVRGKCRRGASCRYAHDGASDSFDKVSGNDAIRERENRRNRDASFERGGEPEHRRGGDVPCKFFAAGNCRNGKYCRFSHHSQADLSPDGRSRGDRWGLGRNSDDVDRLWDGPKLSEWSNTVTVSDTTKSEDKSGKLGAPVARLPRWSIDDTRWGHGMDKEKKSCGDPAVDKAVENNEKAGHLWMEENAGASIGISESRGAEKWLGDMDMSPDWNYGVQSANHAVKEEHGQITQAPQSLGSYDPSLMARGQDITKEASVQFHGAAATVQPIINEKSYFKQNHNLMGDGANVVSCDDKIAVEKTVSSSADLNVSANIMPGQCFNQNGRSLSSLPLSNMIVVGQNQVVTPNAPLRGGSGTIKYQQNLAFSSEGKPLIQPDIGDDSALQVNPGIPPSQNVVSGEQLTKLTNLSASLAQFFGDRKQLPQLYAALNSHNSSDISSFTNPEVPLQPVLAAHVQTDQAIRSQQYDPICDGVESKKPGSSNNPPGLKSNSLGPKSAVDGKPELPLKNLSPSSFPVGPNDTDLPRTGSSEEPNQKSQQSNKLDTGAHGEAMENNGGGTEERKQAQEENQKEQEDCPSGNADGDAGEDEGKKSKDAKGIRAFKFALVEFVKELLKPTWKEGQISKDAYKTIVKKVVDKVTGGQGANIPQTQERIDHYLSSSKPKLTKLVQAYVEKTQKG; from the exons ATGAGTGGAAGCAGCAGAAGACGTAGTTCTAAGTGGgatttgagagaagaagagCGTCACTTTGAATCTGAAAATGTACAAGATGATTCTTGGCCCGGAAAAGCTGGTACTTATCATGATAAAGAATTGGAAACTGGATGGCTCTCTCCAGGGGTTGCTGgcaataataattcaaaatggtCTGACGTGGAGGCAAATGATTTGCTAAAATCAAAGCGTGATGCAGGATTGGCATCAGGTGAACCTCTGCCGAGAAGCAGAGGCTCAATTAAGGATCATAGCTACAATAGGGGCCGCAACAGAAATCTGGAATCCAATGTGGCCTGGGATGGAGATGGGAGTTACAGCACGAGAATGTCTCCTGGTCTTGACGAGTGGAGAGGACCAAGCCACAGTCCCTCCCCTAAAAATGTTTGGAGCAGGTCACTCAG AGGTAGGAGTAGAAGCAGGAGCAGGAGCAGGAGCAGGAGCAGGAGCAGGAGCCTAAGCAGGAGCAGGAGCCCTGTTCGTGGCATCAGACGGGAATCAGGATTCCATGACAGAAGTAGAAGCAGAGGAGCGTCAACTCAATTATGTAGAGATTTTACTGCTGGGAGATGTAGGAGAGGCAATCATTGCCATTTTCTTCACCAGGGTAATCAACATCATGAGGATAACTGGGAGAGTAGACACAGGAAAGATGGGGATTCAAAATATTCCACTACTCATGATACTAGGGACTACACATCAAGAATTGGAAGATCCACTCCGTATTGTACTGATTTTGTGAGAGGAAAGTGTCGGCGGGGGGCATCTTGTAGGTATGCTCACGATGGTGCTTCTGATAGTTTTGATAAAGTGTCTGGAAATGATGCCATCAGAGAAAGGGAAAATCGTAGAAATAGAGATGCATCTTTTGAGCGAGGCGGTGAGCCTGAACACCGCAGGGGTGGTGATGTTCCTTGTAAATTTTTCGCTGCAGGAAATTGTCGTAATGGTAAATATTGTCGGTTTTCTCATCACAGTCAAGCTGACTTAAGTCCTGATGGAAGGTCACGAGGTGATAGGTGGGGGCTGGGTCGCAATTCAGATGATGTGGACCGGTTATGGGATGGCCCAAAATTGAGTGAATGGAGCAATACGGTTACTGTCTCAGACACTACAAAGAGTGAGGACAAAAGTGGAAAGTTGGGTGCCCCGGTAGCAAGGCTCCCTCGTTGGTCAATCGATGATACTAGATGGGGCCATGGTATggacaaagagaagaaaagttgTGGCGACCCGGCAGTTGATAAAGCAGTTGAGAACAATGAGAAGGCTGGCCACCTGTGGATGGAGGAAAATGCTGGTGCTAGCATCGGTATTTCTGAATCGAGAGGTGCTGAGAAATGGCTTGGTGATATGGACATGTCTCCTGATTGGAATTATGGAGTGCAGTCTGCAAACCATGCTGTGAAAGAGGAGCATGGTCAAATTACTCAGGCTCCACAATCTCTTGGTTCTTATGATCCTTCTTTGATGGCTCGGGGACAGGATATAACTAAAGAGGCTTCGGTTCAGTTTCATGGTGCTGCTGCAACTGTGCAACCGATCATaaatgaaaaatcttatttcaaaCAGAACCACAATTTGATGGGGGATGGTGCCAATGTAGTATCATGTGACGATAAGATTGCTGTTGAAAAAACTGTTAGTTCAAGTGCTGATCTAAACGTTTCTGCCAATATCATGCCAGGACAATGCTTCAACCAAAATGGCCGGAGTTTGAGCTCCTTACCTCTTTCAAATATGATTGTAGTTGGACAAAATCAAGTGGTGACACCCAATGCCCCTTTAAGAGGAGGTAGTGgaacaataaaatatcaacaaaaTCTAGCATTCTCTTCAGAGGGAAAACCTCTCATCCAACCAGATATTGGTGATGATAGTGCATTACAAGTAAATCCTGGAATTCCTCCAAGTCAGAATGTGGTAAGCGGTGAACAGCTCACCAAACTTACCAACCTTTCAGCTTCTCTGGCTCAGTTCTTTGGTGATAGAAAGCAGCTTCCACAACTTTATGCTGCTCTAAACTCCCATAATTCATCGGATATTTCTTCCTTTACCAACCCTGAAGTGCCTCTTCAGCCAGTTTTGGCGGCACACGTTCAGACAGATCAAGCCATCAGATCCCAGCAATATGATCCTATATGTGATGGCGTGGAATCTAAGAAGCCTGGCTCTAGTAACAATCCTCCAGGTCTTAAATCAAATTCATTGGGACCAAAAAGTGCTGTAGATGGAAAACCAGAACTACCATTGAAAAACTTATCCCCATCATCTTTTCCGGTTGGGCCTAATGACACTGATTTGCCTAGGACAGGCAGTTCAGAAGAACCAAATCAGAAGAGCCAACAGTCGAATAAGCTGGATACTGGTGCACATGGTGAGGCTATGGAAAACAATGGAGGGGGGACTGAGGAAAGGAAGCAAGCCCAAGAGGAGAACCAAAAGGAACAAGAAGATTGCCCTTCAGGGAATGCAGATGGAGATGCTGGGGAGGATGAGGGCAAGAAAAGCAAAGATGCGAAGGGTATTCGAGCATTTAAATTTGCACTTGTGGAGTTTGTTAAGGAACTTCTGAAACCCACGTGGAAGGAAGGTCAAATCAGCAAAGATGCTTACAAAACTATAGTAAAGAAGGTGGTCGACAAAGTGACTGGTGGGCAGGGTGCTAATATTCCTCAGACACAAGAGAGAATTGATCATTATCTGTCATCTTCAAAACCAAAGCTTACTAAATTAGTGCAG GCATACGTGGAAAAAACTCAGAAGGGCTAA
- the LOC109021003 gene encoding transcription factor HEC3-like: MDINNHNKLTNSGWNLELAIEEPILHNQNSLINSFWPNYPPIPQTHQILSASNHIPITSTVPGNRMEEEELEPEEELGAMKEMMYKIAAMQPVDIDPATIRKPKRRNVRISDDPQSVAARHRRERISEKIRILQRLVPGGTKMDTASMLDEAIRYVKFLKRQIRLLQSTQPPQGIGVSSGRLLSGDWASTPNKLDCSTSSIDLIPTPGPEFNYAAGNQQGETFSFNINKVISD; encoded by the coding sequence ATGGACATTAACAACCACAATAAGCTCACAAACAGCGGTTGGAACCTTGAACTGGCCATAGAAGAACCTATCCTCCATAACCAAAACTCCTTGATCAATTCCTTCTGGCCAAACTACCCTCCAATACCTCAAACCCATCAAATACTATCCGCATCCAACCATATTCCTATTACAAGTACTGTACCTGGAAACCGAATGGAAGAAGAGGAGCTGGAGCCAGAAGAGGAACTAGGAGCCATGAAAGAAATGATGTACAAGATCGCCGCGATGCAGCCTGTGGACATTGATCCGGCTACAATCCGAAAGCCAAAAAGGCGAAACGTTCGGATTAGCGATGATCCGCAAAGCGTGGCTGCGCGTCACAGGCGAGAAAGAATTAGCGAGAAAATCCGAATCCTCCAAAGACTTGTCCCCGGAGGTACAAAGATGGACACAGCTTCTATGCTAGACGAAGCCATTCGCTATGTCAAGTTCTTGAAGAGACAAATCCGCTTGCTGCAATCAACTCAGCCCCCACAAGGCATTGGAGTTAGTTCGGGCCGGTTACTTTCCGGAGACTGGGCTTCTACACCCAACAAACTTGATTGCTCCACCTCCTCCATAGACCTAATTCCGACGCCAGGACCTGAATTTAACTATGCTGCAGGCAACCAGCAAGGCGAAACCTTTTCCTTCAACATTAATAAGGTAATTAGTGATTAG